One Pyrococcus furiosus DSM 3638 genomic region harbors:
- a CDS encoding SPL family radical SAM protein: MRFSPIIGPSSYVSSLCHSILRGELFSTCSVGCIYCYARWYRGAHGKEKPLWESLKLIKMLGGIIREGLAITPIRVSTLSDPFQGEGKITLKFLKLALKEKVPVIINTKLIPREKHIKTIERLAEEGLVVVQVSLPTLEETKVLEPFSPSPGQRLELIERLSRAGVPTIVRVQPFVPGWIRDIHTFIEEIASAGARMIILEFLRIEKELLPLFSKLFPGEDIYKREWESYLPGTSTEEAPLLHPPLDYRLSIAREFSIKAEKEGLAFSTCKEGLFEFHTPLNVDCCGMAFFDVEYISRRPTLWDLYLEIVENGKAKGEDLWERCRREELLCRENLTPYPRWFRRGFIAHEKRLESVLRKPHIVERITPSIKYENGYFIKRKERSNSGYNSFF; the protein is encoded by the coding sequence ATGAGATTCTCTCCAATAATAGGCCCAAGTAGTTACGTCAGTTCTTTATGCCACAGCATACTCAGGGGAGAATTGTTTAGTACTTGCTCTGTTGGATGTATTTACTGCTATGCACGTTGGTATAGAGGAGCCCATGGAAAAGAGAAGCCCCTATGGGAATCTCTTAAGCTAATAAAAATGCTTGGTGGAATAATAAGGGAAGGCTTGGCAATTACTCCCATAAGAGTATCTACTCTCAGTGATCCCTTTCAGGGCGAAGGAAAAATTACACTTAAATTCTTGAAACTCGCGCTTAAGGAGAAGGTTCCAGTAATTATCAATACTAAGCTAATTCCCAGAGAGAAGCACATAAAAACGATAGAAAGGTTAGCTGAAGAAGGGCTGGTGGTAGTTCAAGTTTCTCTACCAACATTGGAAGAAACGAAAGTTTTAGAGCCCTTTTCTCCTTCCCCTGGACAACGGCTAGAACTAATCGAGAGGCTTTCTAGGGCTGGGGTTCCCACAATTGTAAGGGTTCAACCATTTGTTCCTGGGTGGATACGAGATATACATACTTTCATTGAAGAAATAGCTTCAGCAGGAGCAAGGATGATTATCTTAGAGTTTTTAAGAATTGAGAAAGAATTACTTCCACTATTTTCAAAGTTGTTCCCAGGTGAAGATATCTACAAGAGGGAATGGGAATCTTATCTCCCAGGGACTTCAACAGAGGAAGCTCCATTACTTCATCCTCCACTTGATTATAGACTCTCTATTGCTCGCGAATTTTCTATCAAAGCAGAAAAGGAGGGTTTGGCTTTTTCAACTTGTAAAGAGGGCCTTTTCGAATTCCATACCCCCTTAAATGTAGATTGTTGTGGGATGGCATTCTTTGATGTCGAGTACATAAGTAGAAGGCCTACCCTATGGGATTTGTATCTTGAGATAGTGGAGAATGGGAAAGCAAAAGGGGAAGATCTCTGGGAGAGATGCAGAAGAGAAGAGCTTCTCTGTAGAGAAAACTTGACTCCTTACCCCAGGTGGTTTAGGAGGGGATTTATTGCCCATGAAAAAAGATTGGAGAGCGTTTTAAGAAAGCCTCATATAGTGGAGAGAATCACCCCCAGCATTAAATACGAAAATGGGTATTTTATAAAAAGGAAAGAGAGAAGTAATTCAGGCTATAATTCCTTCTTTTAG
- a CDS encoding alanine--glyoxylate aminotransferase family protein — protein MEFEEAFKEVYELVKPKYKLFTAGPVACFPEVLEIMKVQMFSHRSKEYRAVHVDTVKRLKNFLEAEKGEVLLVPSSGTGIMEASIRNGVSKGGKVLVTIIGAFGKRYKEVVESNGRKAVVLQKDPGKAVKPEELDDALRKNPDVEAVTITYNETSTGVLNPLPELAKVAKEHDKLVFVDAVSAMGGADIKFDKWDLDVVFSSSQKAFGVPPGLAIGVFSERFLEIAEKMPERGWYFDIPLYVKYLKEKESTPSTPPMPQVFGLNVVLRIIEKMGGKEKWLEMYEKRAKMVREGVKEIGLGILAEPGYESPTITAVLTPPGIKGDEVYEAMRKRGFELAKGYGSVKEITFRIGHMGYMTFDDIREMLDNLREVIEELKREKGIA, from the coding sequence ATGGAGTTTGAAGAGGCATTTAAAGAAGTTTACGAGCTTGTGAAACCTAAGTACAAGCTTTTCACAGCGGGTCCTGTTGCCTGTTTCCCGGAAGTTCTCGAGATAATGAAAGTTCAGATGTTTAGCCACAGATCCAAAGAGTATAGGGCTGTTCACGTTGATACAGTTAAGAGGCTTAAAAACTTCCTCGAAGCGGAGAAGGGAGAAGTACTCCTAGTTCCAAGCTCTGGAACAGGAATAATGGAGGCTAGCATAAGAAACGGAGTTAGTAAAGGTGGAAAGGTTCTCGTAACTATAATTGGAGCATTTGGAAAAAGATACAAGGAAGTCGTTGAGTCTAATGGTAGAAAAGCTGTTGTTCTACAAAAAGACCCAGGGAAGGCTGTTAAGCCTGAAGAGCTCGATGATGCACTAAGGAAGAATCCAGATGTTGAGGCCGTGACGATCACCTACAACGAAACCTCAACTGGAGTTCTCAACCCACTTCCAGAACTCGCAAAAGTTGCAAAGGAGCACGATAAGTTAGTGTTTGTCGATGCTGTTTCTGCTATGGGTGGGGCAGATATAAAGTTTGACAAGTGGGATTTAGATGTAGTGTTCTCAAGCTCTCAGAAGGCCTTCGGTGTTCCTCCAGGATTGGCTATTGGGGTCTTCAGCGAGAGGTTCTTGGAGATAGCTGAGAAAATGCCTGAAAGGGGATGGTACTTTGACATTCCACTCTATGTGAAGTATCTGAAGGAAAAGGAGTCAACACCTTCGACCCCACCAATGCCTCAAGTATTTGGCCTAAACGTTGTTCTCAGAATCATTGAAAAGATGGGTGGAAAAGAGAAGTGGCTAGAGATGTACGAAAAGAGAGCAAAGATGGTGAGGGAAGGAGTTAAGGAAATCGGCCTTGGAATCCTTGCGGAGCCTGGATATGAGAGTCCAACGATTACAGCAGTACTTACTCCACCTGGGATAAAGGGTGATGAAGTGTATGAGGCAATGAGAAAGAGGGGCTTTGAGCTGGCAAAGGGTTATGGAAGCGTAAAGGAGATAACCTTTAGAATCGGTCACATGGGATATATGACTTTCGATGACATAAGAGAGATGCTTGATAACCTAAGAGAAGTAATTGAGGAGCTTAAGAGAGAAAAAGGAATAGCTTAG
- a CDS encoding serine/threonine protein kinase — protein MLQLINKDVLNKIKEELERYEVKLGDFLTKGTTSIIFLGKYRGKDVVVKVSRDDSPRKNLKKEAEILRHLRGREITGDLILYTTVGGREILVREYVPGEPVLLVTPSKKHILKIAGKTFVLDKLGIDHGQIQGGKHILLTSNDVYIIDFEKGSLTRKTRNLTSALSMLFIGNNSISKRVREKFDIDEEFIRELKLRLREYKEKKEIRGLFDLLSIL, from the coding sequence ATGCTTCAATTAATAAATAAGGATGTGTTAAATAAAATAAAAGAGGAGCTCGAAAGATATGAGGTGAAACTAGGAGATTTCTTAACCAAAGGAACTACAAGCATCATATTTTTGGGAAAATACAGAGGAAAAGATGTCGTTGTTAAAGTCAGCAGGGATGATTCCCCCCGTAAAAATCTAAAGAAAGAAGCTGAAATTTTGAGGCATTTAAGGGGAAGAGAAATAACAGGTGATTTAATCTTGTATACAACGGTGGGGGGAAGAGAAATTTTAGTAAGGGAATATGTTCCAGGAGAGCCAGTACTGTTAGTGACCCCCAGCAAAAAACACATACTAAAAATAGCTGGAAAAACGTTTGTCTTAGATAAGCTAGGAATAGACCATGGACAAATTCAGGGAGGAAAACATATCCTTCTTACATCAAATGATGTGTATATAATAGACTTTGAAAAAGGGAGTTTAACTAGGAAAACTAGAAACTTAACTTCCGCCCTCTCCATGCTATTTATTGGCAATAATTCAATTTCAAAGAGAGTTAGGGAAAAATTTGACATCGATGAAGAATTTATTAGAGAGTTAAAGCTTAGACTCAGAGAGTACAAAGAGAAAAAAGAAATCAGGGGTTTATTTGACTTATTGTCGATCCTTTAG
- a CDS encoding type II/IV secretion system ATPase subunit: MGVYIFKPEDLVRYEVITQECLEKLKEKILRKEDIIIVGGPRAGKTKLIEALTFLIPENWKIGVITAYNEFKPFKGNIYVINTEFDGRTVEERTSEVIEKIKEIDPDYVIVDTLHTIDVPRILKELIDSYGFIVTSLALSRDLLSEIVHWLRIDEEILGKFDVVIELYRDIQTGHRKVNAIYEIKDEKLEKIC; this comes from the coding sequence ATGGGAGTATACATCTTTAAGCCCGAAGACTTGGTTAGGTACGAGGTCATAACTCAAGAGTGCTTGGAAAAGCTAAAAGAGAAGATTCTTAGGAAAGAAGACATCATTATCGTAGGAGGACCAAGAGCGGGAAAAACTAAACTCATAGAGGCATTGACATTCCTAATCCCAGAGAACTGGAAAATAGGTGTGATAACTGCCTATAACGAATTTAAGCCCTTTAAAGGCAATATTTATGTGATAAATACTGAATTTGACGGTAGAACAGTTGAAGAAAGGACTTCTGAAGTAATTGAAAAGATAAAGGAAATAGATCCAGACTATGTAATAGTTGATACGCTTCATACGATAGATGTTCCCAGGATTCTTAAGGAACTCATAGATAGTTATGGGTTTATAGTGACTTCTTTGGCTCTTTCAAGAGACCTCTTAAGCGAGATAGTGCATTGGCTGAGAATTGATGAAGAAATATTGGGGAAGTTTGACGTCGTTATAGAATTGTACAGAGACATACAAACCGGGCATAGAAAAGTCAATGCAATATATGAAATAAAGGATGAAAAGTTGGAAAAGATATGCTAA